From a region of the Streptomyces venezuelae genome:
- a CDS encoding acetylornithine transaminase, giving the protein MTKGTGNQAYGARWQGALTNNYGTPAVALVRGQGAQVWDADGNQYTDFVGGIAVNALGHAHPAITAAVTEQVSTLGHVSNLFISEPVVALGERLLQLFGRPGKVFFCNSGAESIEAAFKIGRLTGRTHMVATDGGFHGRTMGALALTGQPKKQEPFRPLPGDVTHVPYGDVEALRAAVTEATALVVIEPIQGENGVVVPPAGYLTAAREITRATGTLLVLDEVQTGVGRCGQWFEHQAHEDVEPDIVTLAKGLGGGLPIGAVVAFGPVADLLQPGQHGTTFGGNPVACAAGLAVIDTIATGGLLDQVKARGERLRSGIEGTGHALVSHVRGSGLLLGIVLTEPLAARVQQAAQDAGFLVNAPAPDVVRLMPPYVLTEAEADAFVRALPGILDAAGGDGSGE; this is encoded by the coding sequence ATGACGAAGGGCACCGGCAACCAGGCGTACGGCGCACGCTGGCAGGGCGCGCTGACCAACAACTACGGCACCCCCGCGGTCGCGCTCGTGCGCGGCCAGGGCGCCCAGGTCTGGGACGCCGACGGGAACCAGTACACCGACTTCGTCGGCGGCATCGCGGTCAACGCCCTCGGGCACGCCCACCCGGCGATCACGGCAGCCGTGACCGAGCAGGTCTCCACCCTCGGCCACGTCTCCAACCTCTTCATCTCCGAGCCGGTCGTCGCGCTCGGCGAACGGCTGCTCCAGCTCTTCGGCCGCCCCGGCAAGGTCTTCTTCTGCAACTCCGGGGCCGAGTCCATCGAGGCCGCCTTCAAGATCGGCCGGCTGACCGGGCGGACCCACATGGTCGCCACCGACGGCGGCTTCCACGGCCGGACCATGGGTGCCCTCGCGCTCACCGGCCAGCCGAAGAAGCAGGAGCCCTTCCGGCCCCTGCCGGGCGATGTCACGCACGTCCCCTACGGTGACGTGGAGGCCCTGCGGGCCGCCGTCACCGAGGCGACCGCGCTCGTCGTCATCGAGCCCATCCAGGGCGAGAACGGCGTCGTCGTACCCCCCGCCGGATACCTGACGGCCGCCCGCGAGATCACCCGCGCCACCGGCACCCTGCTCGTCCTCGACGAGGTCCAGACCGGTGTCGGCCGGTGCGGCCAGTGGTTCGAGCACCAGGCCCACGAGGACGTCGAGCCCGACATCGTCACCCTCGCCAAGGGGCTGGGCGGCGGTCTGCCCATCGGCGCGGTGGTCGCCTTCGGCCCCGTCGCCGACCTGCTCCAGCCCGGTCAGCACGGCACCACCTTCGGCGGGAACCCGGTCGCCTGCGCCGCCGGCCTCGCCGTCATCGACACGATCGCGACGGGCGGCCTGCTCGACCAGGTCAAGGCCCGGGGCGAGCGACTGCGCTCCGGGATCGAGGGCACGGGCCACGCCCTCGTCTCCCACGTCCGCGGCTCGGGCCTGCTGCTGGGTATCGTGCTGACCGAGCCGCTCGCCGCCCGGGTGCAGCAGGCGGCTCAGGATGCCGGCTTCCTGGTCAACGCGCCCGCCCCCGACGTCGTACGGCTGATGCCGCCGTACGTACTCACCGAGGCCGAGGCGGACGCGTTCGTCCGGGCCCTGCCCGGCATCCTTGACGCAGCAGGTGGGGACGGATCCGGAGAATGA
- a CDS encoding arginine repressor, with protein MSQAQDNEQGGQAVPQTRTARHRRIVDILNRQPVRSQSQLAKLLADDGLSVTQATLSRDLDELGAVKIRNTGGELIYAVPSEGGFRTPQAPLGESAKEERMRRLSGELLISAEASANLVVLRTPPGAAQFLASAIDQAELRAILGTIAGDDTLMLISRDPAGGQALADHLLKLAQKEG; from the coding sequence ATGAGTCAGGCGCAGGACAACGAGCAAGGCGGCCAGGCCGTCCCGCAGACCCGCACCGCGCGTCACCGCCGGATCGTGGACATCCTCAACCGGCAGCCGGTCCGCTCACAGAGCCAGCTGGCCAAGCTGCTCGCCGACGACGGGCTGAGCGTCACCCAGGCGACGCTCTCGCGCGACCTCGACGAACTGGGCGCGGTGAAGATCCGCAACACCGGCGGCGAGCTGATCTACGCGGTTCCCAGCGAGGGCGGTTTCCGCACCCCGCAGGCCCCGCTCGGCGAGTCCGCGAAGGAGGAGCGCATGCGGCGCCTCTCCGGGGAGCTGCTGATCTCGGCGGAGGCGTCCGCGAACCTCGTGGTCCTGCGCACCCCGCCGGGTGCCGCGCAGTTCCTCGCATCGGCGATCGACCAGGCCGAACTCCGGGCGATCCTCGGCACGATCGCGGGCGACGACACGCTGATGCTGATCAGCCGGGACCCGGCGGGCGGCCAGGCCCTGGCCGACCACCTGCTGAAGCTGGCGCAGAAGGAGGGCTGA